Within Trachemys scripta elegans isolate TJP31775 chromosome 12, CAS_Tse_1.0, whole genome shotgun sequence, the genomic segment caggtataaatcagtatggagataacgaggttagttcaatcagggagggtgaggtgctctgctagcagttgaggtgtgaacaccaagggaggagaaactgcttctgtagttggatagccattcacagtctttgtttaatcctgatctgatggtatcaaatttgcaaatgaactggagctcagcagtttctctttggagtctggtcctgaagtttttttgctgtaagatggctaccttaacatctgctattgtgtggccagggaggttgaagttttctcctacaggtttttgtatattgccattcctgatatctgacttgtgtccatttatcctcttgcgtagtgactatccagtttggccaatgtacatagcagaggggcattgctggcacatgatggcatatataacattgggggacgtgcaggtgaatgagccggtgatgttgtagctgatctggttaggtcctgtgatggtgttgctggtttagatatgtgggcagagttggcatcgaggcttaagcatattctcaccagcaaccacacactgcaccataacaactctaactcaggaaccaaccaggccagtgggagcctcgatcagccgaacctgccgatgcggcaggtaaacaaaccggcccggcccaccagggtgcttaccctggtgagccgcatgccaaatgttgccgatccctggtctacacaAAGGCTACAGGCCACTTCTTTTACACTTCACTGCTGAACAGAGGTGTGGAAATGAGTGACACGTATGTCTTAGATAGACCCTCCACACTGTGGGGAAATTCACCatttccaaccccctgcttctaccacttatgtcagtggGTAATAAATGCAGTTGAGTTCAGTAGGAACTGGATGGGTTCTGCCCCATTGGCTCTATTTCCCCAGGCAGATCTAGGGGATTGCTTGGCCCACCTCCCCTTATTCATACAGGTAGCTCTTCCTGACAGCAGGTGTCCCGTTGTATTTAACGGAACTGCTGTAGTGGGTAAGGGCTGCCTGGACGAGCTGTGGTTCACAGCATCACACCACGAGATGAGTTCCCATTATCTTGACTTTATTGCAACATACAATAACTACATACAAAATAGTTTGCTATTTGTTCTGAAATTCACAGCCTCACTAGCAGCTTTCCTCAGAGCCTCCTTCACttctctgtttctcaggctgtagatgagcgGATTGGCCAGGGGAGTCAGGACTGTGTAGAAGAGAGACAGCGCTTTGTGCAGGTCTCTCAGCGTGTCGGTGTCTGGCAGCAGATAGACAATGATCAGGGTCCCATAGTAGAGtgtcaccacaatgaggtgggaggagcaggtggaaaaggccttttgcctgCCGGCGGTGGATGGGATTCTGTGTATGGTGGTGATGATGCACACATAGGATGCCAGGGTTAATAGGAAGGGAGGCAGTGTTAATATGGAGGATAACAGGAAGGTCACAAGAACCATCAGGCGGGTGTCACTGCAGGACAGTTTTACTAATGGggtgaaatcacaaaagaaatggtcaatttcatcgTGGCCACAAAAAGTCATTTGTGATATCCAACATGCCGTGACGGTGCAAGCCACAAACCCACTTACCCAAGACCCAGCTGCCAGTCGGAAGCAGACGCTGCCATTCATAAGGGCTGCATAATGCAGTGGTTTGcatatcgctaaataccgatcataagacattgCTGATAAGAGACAACATTCTACAGCTACCAGGGAACCAAAGAAATCAAATTGTGCTACACAGCCAGGGACAGAAATGGtcctgtccccagtcaggagactggccagcatcctgggcaggatggtggagctgtagcaggtctccaagcaggacaagttccccagaaagaggtacatgggggtgtgaagatgTTGATCAGCCACAACTAGTGCAACGATGAGGATGTTCCCTGCCACGGTCACAACGTAGATCACCAGGAACATCAGGAAGAGAGGAGTCTGCAGTTCAGGGAGATCCCCGAATCCCAGCAGGATGAATTCTGTGATTGACGTTTGATTTCTCCAGTCTCCAGTCCATCTCTCCATGTCTGCCATGGGCTCTATCAAGacatataattaaataaatataaccTATGGAATATGACATGAAAAAGGCAATTTGGGGTTTTGTGGTGTCATTGTAATTTTGTTGCTGTTTAAATGCAAGATCTTTGCTTTTCCaggtgtcaaggttccttccccactctgaactttagggtacagatgtagggacctgcatgaaaacttctaagcttctctaccagcttagatctgctttttctgccaccacccaaatgatttatgagttatttgggaaactctgtcttccccccaaaaacctttccctccctggatagccttgggagactcttccaccaattccctggtgaacaccgatccaaaccacttggatcttaaaacaaggaaaaatcaatcaggttcttaaaaagaaggcttctaattaaagaaagaaaggtaaaaatcatctctgtaaaatcaggatggaaaataactttacagggtaatcagattcaaagagcccagaggacccccctctagccttaagttcaaatcTACAGCAAACaaagacactactgtgctaataagcgatgttcacataaataccaccctataccggaaacctactgaccgctacacttacctacatgcctccagcttccatccaggacacaccacacgatccattgtctacaNNNNNNNNNNNNNNNNNNNNNNNNNNNNNNNNNNNNNNNNNNNNNNNNNNNNNNNNNNNNNNNNNNNNNNNNNNNNNNNNNNNNNNNNNNNNNNNNNNNNNNNNNNNNNNNNNNNNNNNNNNNNNNNNNNNNNNNNNNNNNNNNNNNNNNNNNNNNNNNNNNNNNNNNNNNNNNNNNNNNNNNNNNNNNNNNNNNNNNNNNNNNNNNNNNNNNNNNNNNNNNNNNNNNNNNNNNNNNNNNNNNNNNNNNNNNNNNNNNNNNNNNNNNNNNNNNNNNNNNNNNNNNNNNNNNNNNNNNNNNNNNNNNNNNNNNNNNNNNNNNNNNNNNNNNNNNNNNNNNNNNNNNNNNNNNNNNNNNNNNNNNNNNNNNNNNNNNNNNNNNNNNNNNNNNNNNNNNNNNNNNNNNNNNNNNNNNNNNNNNNNNNNNNNNNNNNNNNNNNNNNNNNNNNNNNNNNNNNNNNNNNNNNNNNNNNNNNNNNNNNNNNNNNNNNNNNNNNNNNNNNNNNNNNNNNNNNNNNNNNNNNNNNNNNNNNNNNNNNNNNNNNNNNNNNNNNNNNNNNNNNNNNNNNNNNNNNNNNNNNNNNNNNNNNNNNNNNNNNNNNNNNNNNNNNNNNNNNNNNNNNNNNNNNNNNNNNNNNNNNNNNNNNNNNNNNNNNNNNNNNNNNNNNNNNNNNNNNNNNNNNNNNNNNNNNNNNNNNNNNNNNNNNNNNNNNNNNNNNNNNNNNNNNNNNNNNNNNNNNNNNNNNNNNNNNNNNNNNNNNNNNNNNNNNNNNNNNNNNNNNNNNNNNNNNNNNNNNNNNNNNNNNNNNNNNNNNNNNNNNNNNNNNNNNNNNNNNNNNNNNNNNNNNNNNNNNNNNNNNNNNNNNNNNNNNNNNNNNNNNNNNNNNNNNNNNNNNNNNNNNNNNNNNNNNNNNNNNNNNNNNNNNNNNNNNNNNNNNNNNNNNNNNNNNNNNNNNNNNNNNNNNNNNNNNNNNNNNNNNNNNNNNNNNNNNNNNNNNNNNNNNNNNNNNNNNNNNNNNNNNNNNNNNNNNNNNNNNNNNNNNNNNNNNNNNNNNNNNNNNNNNNNNNNNNNNNNNNNNNNNNNNNNNNNNNNNNNNNNNNNNNNNNNNNNNNNNNNNNNNNNNNNNNNNNNNNNNNNNNNNNNNNNNNNNNNNNNNNNNNNNNNNNNNNNNNNNNNNNNNNNNNNNNNNNNNNNNNNNNNNNNNNNNNNNNNNNNNNNNNNNNNNNNNNNNNNNNNNNNNNNNNNNNNNNNNNNNNNNNNNNNNNNNNNNNNNNNNNNNNNNNNNNNNNNNNNNNNNNNNNNNNNNNNNNNNNNNNNNNNNNNNNNNNNNNNNNNNNNNNNNNNNNNNNNNNNNNNNNNNNNNNNNNNNNNNNNNNNNNNNNNNNNNNNNNNNNNNNNNNNNNNNNNNNNNNNNNNNNNNNNNNNNNNNNNNNNNNNNNNNNNNNNNNNNNNNNNNNNNNNNNNNNNNNNNNNNNNNNNNNNNNNNNNNNNNNNNNNNNNNNNNNNNNNNNNNNNNNNNNNNNNNNNNNNNNNNNNNNNNNNNNNNNNNNNNNNNNNNNNNNNNNNNNNNNNNNNNNNNNNNNNNNNNNNNNNNNNNNNNNNNNNNNNNNNNNNNNNNNNNNNNNNNNNNNNNNNNNNNNNNNNNNNNNNNNNNNNNNNNNNNNNNNNNNNNNNNNNNNNNNNNNNNNNNNNNNNNNNNNNNNNNNNNNNNNNNNNNNNNNNNNNNNNNNNNNNNNNNNNNNNNNNNNNNNNNNNNNNNNNNNNNNNNNNNNNNNNNNNNNNNNNNNNNNNNNNNNNNNNNNNNNNNNNNNNNNNNNNNNNNNNNNNNNNNNNNNNNNNNNNNNNNNNNNNNNNNNNNNNNNNNNNNNNNNNNNNNNNNNNNNNNNNNNNNNNNNNNNNNNNNNNNNNNNNNNNNNNNNNNNNNNNNNNNNNNNNNNNNNNNNNNNNNNNNNNNNNNNNNNNNNNNNNNNNNNNNNNNNNNNNNNNNNNNNNNNNNNNNNNNNNNNNNNNNNNNNNNNNNNNNNNNNNNNNNNNNNNNNNNNNNNNNNNNNNNNNNNNNNNNNNNNNNNNNNNNNNNNNNNNNNNNNNNNNNNNNNNNNNNNNNNNNNNNNNNNNNNNNNNNNNNNNNNNNNNNNNNNNNNNNNNNNNNNNNNNNNNNNNNNNNNNNNNNNNNNNNNNNNNNNNNNNNNNNNNNNNNNNNNNNNNNNNNNNNNNNNNNNNNNNNNNNNNNNNNNNNNNNNNNNNNNNNNNNNNNNNNNNNNNNNNNNNNNNNNNNNNNNNNNNNNNNNNNNNNNNNNNNNNNNNNNNNNNNNNNNNNNNNNNNNNNNNNNNNNNNNNNNNNNNNNNNNNNNNNNNNNNNNNNNNNNNNNNNNNNNNNNNNNNNNNNNNNNNNNNNNNNNNNNNNNNNNNNNNNNNNNNNNNNNNNNNNNNNNNNNNNNNNNNNNNNNNNNNNNNNNNNNNNNNNNNNNNNNNNNNNNNNNNNNNNNNNNNNNNNNNNNNNNNNNNNNNNNNNNNNNNNNNNNNNNNNNNNNNNNNNNNNNNNNNNNNNNNNNNNNNNNNNNNNNNNNNNNNNNNNNNNNNNNNNNNNNNNNNNNNNNNNNNNNNNNNNNNNNNNNNNNNNNNNNNNNNNNNNNNNNNNNNNNNNNNNNNNNNNNNNNNNNNNNNNNNNNNNNNNNNNNNNNNNNNNNNNNNNNNNNNNNNNNNNNNNNNNNNNNNNNNNNNNNNNNNNNNNNNNNNNNNNNNNNNNNNNNNNNNNNNNNNNNNNNNNNNNNNNNNNNNNNNNNNNNNNNNNNNNNNNNNNNNNNNNNNNNNNNNNNNNNNNNNNNNNNNNNNNNNNNNNNNNNNNNNNNNNNNNNNNNNNNNNNNNNNNNNNNNNNNNNNNNNNNNNNNNNNNNNNNNNNNNNNNNNNNNNNNNNNNNNNNNNNNNNNNNNNNNNNNNNNNNNNNNNNNNNNNNNNNNNNNNNNNNNNNNNNNNNNNNNNNNNNNNNNNNNNNNNNNNNNNNNNNNNNNNNNNNNNNNNNNNNNNNNNNNNNNNNNNNNNNNNNNNNNNNNNNNNNNNNNNNNNNNNNNNNNNNNNNNNNNNNNNNNNNNNNNNNNNNNNNNNNNNNNNNNNNNNNNNNNNNNNNNNNNNNNNNNNNNNNNNNNNNNNNNNNNNNNNNNNNNNNNNNNNNNNNNNNNNNNNNNNNNNNNNNNNNNNNNNNNNNNNNNNNNNNNNNNNNNNNNNNNNNNNNNNNNNNNNNNNNNNNNNNNNNNNNNNNNNNNNNNNNNNNNNNNNNNNNNNNNNNNNNNNNNNNNNNNNNNNNNNNNNNNNNNNNNNNNNNNNNNNNNNNNNNNNNNNNNNNNNNNNNNNNNNNNNNNNNNNNNNNNNNNNNNNNNNNNNNNNNNNNNNNNNNNNNNNNNNNNNNNNNNNNNNNNNNNNNNNNNNNNNNNNNNNNNNNNNNNNNNNNNNNNNNNNNNNNNNNNNNNNNNNNNNNNNNNNNNNNNNNNNNNNNNNNNNNNNNNNNNNNNNNNNNNNNNNNNNNNNNNNNNNNNNNNNNNNNNNNNNNNNNNNNNNNNNNNNNNNNNNNNNNNNNNNNNNNNNNNNNNNNNNNNNNNNNNNNNNNNNNNNNNNNNNNNNNNNNNNNNNNNNNNNNNNNNNNNNNNNNNNNNNNNNNNNNNNNNNNNNNNNNNNNNNNNNNNNNNNNNNNNNNNNNNNNNNNNNNNNNNNNNNNNNNNNNNNNNNNNNNNNNNNNNNNNNNNNNNNNNNNNNNNNNNNNNNNNNNNNNNNNNNNNNNNNNNNNNNNNNNNNNNNNNNNNNNNNNNNNNNNNNNNNNNNNNNNNNNNNNNNNNNNNNNNNNNNNNNNNNNNNNNNNNNNNNNNNNNNNNNNNNNNNNNNNNNNNNNNNNNNNNNNNNNNNNNNNNNNNNNNNNNNNNNNNNNNNNNNNNNNNNNNNNNNNNNNNNNNNNNNNNNNNNNNNNNNNNNNNNNNNNNNNNNNNNNNNNNNNNNNNNNNNNNNNNNNNNNNNNNNNNNNNNNNNNNNNNNNNNNNNNNNNNNNNNNNNNNNNNNNNNNNNNNNNNNNNNNNNNNNNNNNNNNNNNNNNNNNNNNNNNNNNNNNNNNNNNNNNNNNNNNNNNNNNNNNNNNNNNNNNNNNNNNNNNNNNNNNNNNNNNNNNNNNNNNNNNNNNNNNNNNNNNNNNNNNNNNNNNNNNNNNNNNNNNNNNNNNNNNNNNNNNNNNNNNNNNNNNNNGGCTTGGTGCTCCGCTCACACAACACACTTTGAATTAGGAGTAACTAATGAAATCAGTGGATCCAAATTTATTCTCACTTATGCTGGTGCAAAATCAAGAGGAACTCAAGTGAAGGCACTATAGTTAAATTGATATATGAAAACTTTACACAGAACAAGATGTTAACTCCCACGTTCTAtgcccccccctcaaaaaaacaacaacaacaatccaCAACTGATATGTGAACTTTAAAGAATTTCTACATTCTGGaatcaaaatgttacatttccATTTGTTGACCCCAAACTGAATGTTTCGTGACATTGACCTCTGTGTCTgtcagagctgctgctgtatcCCACAGGAACTGCAATTCCAAGTCCCACATGTTTCATTCTCCTCCATGGGCCTTCCTcgctggccagactacatctcccatggtgcactgTGGTCTCTCCCTgtggctgagctgctgcagtggaGCATGGGAGATGTGCGGAGCAGGAAGTCCATAACTTTACCCTTTGTTCAATGCTCGACAGACATATGGCCTGGTTCTTCACTCGCTTGTCACCTTTTAGGAAGGGCTGAGCACCAGAGGGGTTGAAAAAAAgttccatcaaaacatttttcaattaacAAGAGgaaacattccccctcccccccccactccccagcaatTTTGTCCAAATGTGTCCTTGTTTTTCCAGGCAGCTCTAGTTAGCACTTGGCATGACTGGATCATCTAGTCAGTCTTGCTCTTTAATTAGATCAAactttgcattttgtttgaatgaaaTGAGGATGCTAGCTACTATTATGGGTTTTGCGAGCGAGTTCTATTCCGTGCCTTATCTCTCTGTCTGCcagtttgcagtggtgttgtagccatgttggtcccaggatatgagagagacaagatgggtgaggcaatatctttttttggaccaacttctgtcggttgaagggacaagcttttgagcttcacagagctcttcttcaggtctggggaaggaaagcagagcgtctgagctaaatacaagttgggacaggtTTTTAAGCCTAAGGGATTTACACATGCTATAGGAGACCACTTAAATTTGAGTGGGAAATTAAGGATCATCAGGCAGtggggtgtgttacaaattgttataATGAGCCATAAGACCAGTGTCTCTGTGGAGTCCATGatatttagtgtctagcagagttatgaatttaagttcccagttTTGCCTTTGGAAGGGTGAGTACTGACAGATTGGAATTGGATTGATTacattgtgaaaagtgttcacttaTGGATTTTGTCCATTTTTCTGTCTGAGTTCAGCCGAGAGCAtcgtgattgtctggtttcacccacagtgTTGTTGTCTGGATATTTtctgcactggatgaggtacaccacaagTTGTGTGTAGCACCCATGAATCTCAAAAGGTACGTTGTGGGGAACATTGATCATTGTTGCAGTGGAGATATGGCTGAAGGTTTCGCAcctgttgttctggcagagtatggtgctgctttgagttggtgtgtcctgatccGTGTGAACGTGCTTCTGACGATGATTTTcaggaggttggggggttgtttgacgGCCATAACAATCTAACCCTCACTTGCTCACTTCATTTTCAGTGGTCTCCCAAAACATGTGTTTACTCCTTATgattaacaatctgttccaactcCGGTCCGGCACCAGAACGGACAGCAGGaagcccatctctcctgtgctctcatgGATATCCCTCACACCTCCCACAAGGCTCAGACACCACTGGAGGAGGATGCCATGTGAGTCAAATGCGTGGGGGAGAAGATCAAGGCCATGGCCGAGGGAGTGCAGTAGACAGGGacatggagactgggactgggatgggTGGGAATAGAAACAGGGCCTGGGagttgggggcagagctggggctggaaagttgggggtaggggagagagactgggacCATTTTGGAAAGGAGACTGGATCTGAGAGCTGAGGGGAGAGATTGGGGTTGGGAGTTGAGTGGGGAAGACGGGTTGACAAAGAAACTGGGATTGGGACCTGATGAGGAAACAGGGAGATTAGATACCTGGGAA encodes:
- the LOC117885732 gene encoding olfactory receptor 5B21-like, which gives rise to MADMERWTGDWRNQTSITEFILLGFGDLPELQTPLFLMFLVIYVVTVAGNILIVALVVADQHLHTPMYLFLGNLSCLETCYSSTILPRMLASLLTGDRTISVPGCVAQFDFFGSLVAVECCLLSAMSYDRYLAICKPLHYAALMNGSVCFRLAAGSWVSGFVACTVTACWISQMTFCGHDEIDHFFCDFTPLVKLSCSDTRLMVLVTFLLSSILTLPPFLLTLASYVCIITTIHRIPSTAGRQKAFSTCSSHLIVVTLYYGTLIIVYLLPDTDTLRDLHKALSLFYTVLTPLANPLIYSLRNREVKEALRKAASEAVNFRTNSKLFCM